The following are encoded together in the Flavobacterium sp. TR2 genome:
- the rny gene encoding ribonuclease Y, giving the protein MDIITIIIGIVGIAAGFAIAKIIEKSNISNLIKNAKKEAASILKDANLEAENIKKDKILQAKERFIELKSEHEQVILARDKKVAEVEKRVRDKESQVSNELSKAKKINEDFEAKTAEYNNKIEVLDKKQAEVDKLHKSQLQQLEVISGLSAEEAKEQLVEGLKAEAKTKAMSHIQETIEEAKLTAQQEAKKIIINTIQRVGTEEAVENCVSVFNIESDDVKGRIIGREGRNIRALEAATGVEIIVDDTPEAIILSCFDPVRREIARLSLHKLVTDGRIHPARIEEVVAKTAKQIDDEIIEVGKRTVIDLGIHGLHPELIKVVGRMKYRSSYGQNLLQHSREVSKLCGIMAAELGLNVKLAKRAGLLHDIGKVPDTESDLPHALLGMQWAEKYGEKEEVCNAIGAHHDEIEMKSLLSPIIQVCDAISGARPGARRQVLDSYIQRLKDLEDVAYGFSGVKNAYAIQAGRELRVIVESEKVSDDNAANLSFEISQKIQTEMTYPGQVKVTVIRETRAVNIAK; this is encoded by the coding sequence ATGGACATCATAACGATCATTATTGGTATTGTAGGTATTGCGGCAGGATTTGCAATAGCTAAAATTATCGAGAAAAGTAATATTTCAAACCTAATTAAAAACGCTAAAAAAGAAGCAGCCTCTATCTTAAAAGACGCTAATTTAGAAGCTGAAAACATCAAAAAAGACAAAATTCTTCAAGCAAAAGAGCGTTTTATCGAATTAAAATCAGAGCACGAACAAGTAATTTTAGCACGTGACAAAAAAGTTGCTGAAGTAGAAAAACGCGTCCGCGATAAAGAATCTCAAGTTTCTAACGAACTTTCTAAAGCTAAAAAAATAAACGAAGATTTTGAAGCTAAAACTGCTGAATACAACAATAAAATTGAAGTTTTAGACAAAAAACAAGCTGAAGTTGATAAACTTCACAAAAGCCAATTACAGCAATTAGAAGTAATTTCTGGTCTTTCTGCTGAAGAAGCAAAAGAACAATTGGTAGAAGGCTTAAAAGCTGAAGCTAAGACAAAAGCAATGTCTCATATTCAAGAAACAATTGAAGAGGCAAAATTGACTGCACAGCAGGAAGCTAAAAAAATCATCATCAACACTATTCAAAGAGTAGGAACAGAAGAAGCGGTTGAAAACTGCGTTTCTGTTTTCAACATTGAATCTGACGATGTAAAAGGTAGAATTATCGGACGTGAAGGACGTAACATTAGAGCGCTTGAAGCTGCAACAGGAGTAGAAATCATTGTTGACGATACGCCAGAAGCAATTATCCTTTCTTGTTTCGATCCTGTTCGTAGAGAAATTGCCCGTTTGTCTTTACACAAATTAGTAACTGACGGACGTATTCACCCAGCACGTATCGAAGAAGTTGTTGCTAAAACAGCTAAACAAATCGACGACGAAATTATCGAAGTTGGAAAACGTACGGTTATCGACTTAGGAATTCACGGTTTGCACCCAGAATTAATTAAAGTTGTTGGTAGAATGAAATACCGTTCTTCTTACGGACAAAACTTATTACAGCACTCAAGAGAAGTTTCTAAACTTTGCGGTATCATGGCTGCAGAATTAGGACTAAACGTGAAATTGGCAAAAAGAGCTGGTTTATTACACGATATCGGAAAAGTGCCAGACACAGAAAGCGACTTGCCACACGCACTTTTAGGTATGCAGTGGGCTGAGAAATACGGAGAGAAAGAAGAAGTATGCAACGCTATTGGAGCGCACCACGATGAAATTGAAATGAAATCTCTTCTGTCTCCAATTATTCAAGTTTGCGATGCGATTTCTGGAGCTAGACCAGGCGCAAGACGTCAGGTTCTTGATTCATACATTCAACGTTTGAAAGACCTTGAAGATGTAGCTTACGGGTTCAGCGGAGTTAAAAATGCTTACGCCATCCAAGCTGGTAGAGAGCTTCGCGTAATTGTAGAAAGTGAAAAAGTTTCTGATGATAATGCTGCAAACTTATCTTTCGAAATTTCACAAAAAATTCAAACCGAAATGACTTATCCTGGACAGGTAAAAGTTACAGTTATTAGAGAAACAAGAGCTGTAAATATTGCTAAATAA
- the aroQ gene encoding type II 3-dehydroquinate dehydratase: MKICIINGPNLNLLGKREPEVYGSQTFEDYFETLKQKFPNIELSYYQSNIEGELIGKIQECGFTFDGIILNAGAYTHTSIGLGDAMKAVTTPVIEVHISNTYARESFRHQSYLSGNAKGVILGFGLKSYELAIQSFL; the protein is encoded by the coding sequence ATGAAAATCTGCATTATCAACGGACCGAATTTGAATCTATTAGGAAAACGCGAACCCGAAGTTTACGGGAGCCAGACTTTTGAAGATTATTTTGAAACGTTGAAACAAAAATTCCCAAACATCGAACTTTCTTATTATCAAAGCAATATTGAAGGGGAATTGATTGGTAAAATCCAAGAATGCGGTTTTACTTTTGACGGAATTATTCTAAACGCTGGTGCCTACACACACACTTCTATAGGATTGGGCGATGCTATGAAAGCGGTTACCACTCCAGTAATTGAAGTTCACATCTCGAATACCTATGCGCGCGAAAGTTTTAGACATCAGTCGTATTTATCTGGAAATGCAAAAGGCGTTATTTTAGGTTTCGGACTTAAGAGTTACGAGCTGGCAATCCAGTCTTTCTTATAG
- a CDS encoding porin family protein, whose amino-acid sequence MKKIILSAIAIMAFAFSNAQETRFGIKGGLNITTFAGGNYWDANSLVGFQVGGFAEIKVIERLSIQPELLFSTQGARIQVIGDNDFDTKLNYINVPVLAKFYITKQFTAEAGPQLGFLVSAKSEGRDVKDGFKSVDTGFNFGLGYNFTDNFSVGARYTVGLSNIADNDADTWDEYYDSPKNSVFAITAAYKFN is encoded by the coding sequence ATGAAAAAAATTATTTTATCTGCCATTGCTATTATGGCTTTTGCATTCTCAAATGCTCAGGAAACAAGATTTGGAATAAAAGGAGGTCTTAATATTACAACTTTTGCAGGTGGAAATTATTGGGACGCTAACTCTTTAGTAGGTTTTCAAGTAGGAGGTTTTGCTGAGATTAAAGTTATTGAAAGATTGTCTATTCAGCCAGAGCTTTTATTTTCTACTCAGGGCGCTAGAATTCAGGTGATTGGTGATAACGATTTTGATACTAAATTAAATTATATTAATGTGCCTGTTTTAGCGAAGTTTTATATCACAAAACAATTTACTGCTGAGGCTGGACCACAATTAGGATTTTTAGTTTCTGCTAAAAGTGAAGGCAGAGATGTGAAAGATGGTTTCAAATCTGTTGATACAGGATTTAATTTCGGACTTGGATATAACTTTACTGATAACTTCTCAGTTGGTGCTCGTTATACAGTAGGTTTGTCTAATATTGCAGATAATGATGCAGATACTTGGGATGAATATTACGATAGTCCAAAAAACAGTGTTTTTGCTATAACTGCGGCTTATAAATTTAATTAA
- a CDS encoding cation diffusion facilitator family transporter, producing the protein MTNEQKAIKATIFSIAGNTCLALIKGLAGFFGNSYALIADAIESTTDIFASFLVLFGIKYSNKPADENHPYGHGRAEPLITFLVVGFLITSATIIGYESIANIGTSHDLPKSWTLYVLGAIIIWKEYSFRLVMKRSKQTNSTSLAADAWHHRSDAITSVAAFIGISIALIMGKGYESADDWAALFAAFFILYNSYKIFRPALGEIMDENLNEDLVEEIRVVALTVPGILGTEKCFIRKAGMKYHVDLHAIVSAKISVKEGHDLAHKLKDTLREKNPELGHVLIHVEPDDYS; encoded by the coding sequence ATGACAAACGAACAAAAAGCTATAAAAGCTACTATTTTTAGTATAGCCGGAAACACCTGCTTGGCCCTTATAAAAGGTCTCGCAGGTTTTTTTGGCAATTCTTATGCCTTAATTGCAGATGCAATTGAATCGACAACAGATATATTCGCATCTTTTTTGGTGCTGTTTGGAATCAAATATTCAAACAAACCAGCCGATGAAAATCATCCTTATGGGCATGGTCGGGCAGAACCTCTGATTACTTTTTTGGTTGTCGGATTTTTAATCACTTCTGCCACAATTATTGGTTACGAAAGTATTGCCAATATTGGAACTTCGCACGATTTGCCTAAATCTTGGACATTATATGTTTTAGGAGCCATTATTATTTGGAAAGAATATTCTTTTCGTTTGGTAATGAAAAGAAGCAAACAGACTAATAGCACTTCACTAGCAGCTGACGCGTGGCATCATAGAAGTGATGCTATAACTTCTGTGGCTGCATTTATCGGAATTTCGATTGCCTTGATTATGGGAAAAGGCTATGAGTCTGCTGATGATTGGGCGGCGCTTTTTGCAGCGTTTTTTATTCTCTATAATAGTTACAAAATTTTCAGACCTGCGCTTGGCGAAATCATGGATGAAAATCTAAATGAAGACTTAGTAGAAGAAATTCGCGTTGTAGCCCTTACAGTTCCTGGTATTTTAGGAACTGAAAAATGTTTTATCCGTAAAGCTGGAATGAAATACCATGTTGATTTGCATGCTATCGTTTCAGCAAAAATTTCGGTTAAAGAAGGGCATGATTTGGCACATAAACTGAAAGATACACTCAGAGAAAAAAATCCCGAATTAGGACATGTATTGATTCATGTTGAACCAGATGATTATTCTTAA
- the xerD gene encoding site-specific tyrosine recombinase XerD, translated as MNWSRYIKDYQSYLRIERGLSKNTIENYGFDIERLCLFLETNQIDVSPIKISDETLQQFIYTVAKEVNPRSQARIISGLKSFFNYLVFEDYRNDNPLELIEAPKTGRKLPDTLSLQEIDALIEIIDLSTNEGERNRAMLETLYGCGLRVSELITLKISDLFFDEGFVKITGKGNKERFVPIGPLTQKYIDIYRNAVRCNLNIKKGAEDTLFLNRRGNQLTRAMVFTIIKDLAQKMGLQKSISPHTLRHSFATHLLENGADLRSIQLMLGHESITTTEIYVHLDRSFLKEVMHSFHPRK; from the coding sequence ATGAATTGGAGCAGATATATAAAAGATTATCAGTCGTATTTGAGGATTGAAAGGGGATTGTCTAAGAATACAATAGAAAACTACGGCTTTGATATAGAACGTTTGTGCCTTTTTTTAGAAACCAATCAGATTGATGTTTCGCCAATAAAAATTTCCGATGAAACTTTACAGCAGTTTATTTACACGGTCGCTAAAGAGGTAAATCCGAGGTCACAGGCACGGATTATTTCTGGACTTAAAAGTTTTTTTAATTATCTGGTTTTTGAAGATTATAGAAACGATAATCCTTTAGAATTAATTGAAGCGCCAAAAACAGGCCGTAAATTGCCCGATACTTTATCGCTTCAGGAAATAGATGCTTTAATAGAAATAATAGATTTAAGCACCAATGAAGGCGAGCGAAACAGAGCCATGCTCGAAACTTTGTACGGTTGCGGATTACGTGTTTCAGAATTGATTACACTGAAAATTTCGGATCTTTTTTTTGATGAAGGTTTTGTCAAAATTACTGGTAAAGGAAACAAGGAAAGATTTGTGCCAATAGGACCGTTAACTCAAAAGTACATTGATATTTATAGAAATGCTGTTCGCTGTAATCTCAATATTAAAAAAGGAGCCGAAGATACTTTGTTTTTAAATCGCCGCGGAAATCAGCTGACTCGTGCAATGGTTTTTACTATCATAAAAGACCTTGCTCAAAAAATGGGACTGCAAAAAAGCATAAGTCCCCATACATTGCGTCATTCTTTTGCTACACATTTACTAGAAAACGGAGCAGATTTAAGATCAATTCAATTAATGCTTGGACATGAGTCTATTACAACAACAGAAATTTATGTGCATTTAGATCGGAGCTTTTTGAAGGAAGTAATGCATAGTTTTCATCCGAGAAAATAA
- a CDS encoding sensor histidine kinase, whose translation MVFDLYGNEDCLEVNNFYKKLLAEMPDLLFQFVIDADNNYTFPLVSKSADEIFELSAADFNNDIKVIVYDRILTQDREFFFQSLVKARKEIKPWEIEFRAALPKKGIRWFKIVAKTESAANGNVIFYGHVSDITELKDKEEKLRISEERFQFALDASTAGIWDWDMVTNSVFYSSLSLKILELESTDIFDDPERWDKIVHPDDLPKYYSDIHEHFDNKIPYYENYHRVMTSSGNYKWILDRGKVIKRDENGKPLRVIGTHTDVSAQKEKELELMKTMKLYSDQNSRLLNFSHIVSHNLNTQAGNIKSILDLIDADVSKQTVSEMLEYLRAVSNDLNDTISNLTQIVKTQSNINIAVVPLKLCEYIEKTISTIKGYDKQRNVTIVNNVPKYLTINFNPAYMESVLLNFTTNAIKYAHPDRDPIITFDFAIEPEGFKSLKITDNGLGIDLKVYGDLLFGMYKTFHKHEEARGIGLYITRNQIEAMKGTVEVESEVGVGTSFKIIFNDM comes from the coding sequence ATGGTTTTTGATTTGTATGGAAATGAAGATTGCTTAGAGGTAAATAATTTTTACAAAAAATTGTTGGCCGAAATGCCCGACCTGCTTTTTCAGTTTGTTATTGACGCTGATAATAATTACACTTTTCCACTTGTAAGTAAATCGGCAGATGAGATATTTGAACTTTCTGCAGCGGATTTTAATAATGATATAAAGGTTATAGTTTACGATCGAATTTTAACGCAGGATCGTGAATTTTTTTTTCAGTCTTTGGTCAAGGCAAGAAAGGAAATAAAGCCTTGGGAAATTGAATTTAGAGCAGCTCTTCCTAAAAAAGGGATTCGCTGGTTTAAAATTGTGGCTAAAACCGAATCTGCAGCAAATGGAAATGTGATTTTTTATGGTCATGTTTCGGATATAACCGAATTAAAAGATAAAGAAGAAAAGCTTCGGATTTCTGAAGAACGTTTTCAGTTTGCTCTTGATGCTTCCACGGCTGGAATTTGGGATTGGGATATGGTTACCAATAGTGTTTTTTACTCTTCATTGTCCCTTAAAATTTTGGAACTGGAATCTACTGATATTTTTGATGACCCCGAACGCTGGGATAAAATCGTTCATCCAGACGATCTTCCAAAATACTATTCAGATATTCACGAACATTTTGATAATAAGATTCCATACTACGAGAATTATCATCGGGTAATGACTTCAAGTGGCAATTACAAATGGATTTTGGATCGGGGAAAGGTTATTAAACGTGATGAAAACGGAAAGCCTTTACGCGTTATTGGAACTCATACAGATGTTTCTGCTCAAAAAGAGAAGGAGCTGGAGCTAATGAAAACAATGAAACTGTATAGCGATCAAAATAGCCGTTTGCTGAACTTTTCGCATATTGTTTCTCATAATTTAAATACGCAAGCTGGAAATATAAAATCGATTTTAGATCTTATTGATGCTGATGTTAGCAAACAGACTGTATCAGAAATGCTGGAATATTTGCGCGCTGTTTCTAACGATTTAAATGATACCATTTCAAATCTGACTCAAATCGTAAAAACGCAGAGTAATATTAATATTGCTGTAGTACCGCTTAAGCTCTGTGAGTATATCGAAAAAACTATTTCGACCATCAAAGGTTACGATAAACAGCGTAATGTCACTATTGTAAACAACGTCCCGAAGTATTTAACGATTAATTTTAATCCGGCGTATATGGAAAGTGTTTTGCTGAATTTTACAACAAATGCAATTAAGTACGCACATCCAGATCGAGATCCAATCATAACTTTTGATTTTGCAATCGAACCAGAAGGTTTTAAATCGCTTAAAATTACAGATAACGGTCTCGGAATCGATTTGAAGGTTTATGGAGATTTGTTGTTTGGTATGTATAAAACCTTTCATAAGCATGAAGAAGCGCGAGGTATTGGTCTGTATATTACAAGAAATCAAATTGAAGCGATGAAAGGAACTGTTGAAGTAGAAAGCGAAGTAGGAGTGGGGACGAGTTTTAAAATTATTTTTAATGATATGTAA
- a CDS encoding DUF5686 and carboxypeptidase regulatory-like domain-containing protein yields the protein MRNYTLFAFLFFSISNFAQIRGTVTDDKGNPLPFVSVFEENTYAGTTTNEQGKYQLNVKEIGGNIITFQYLGYKTKKVTVLAATRQVNMDVSLQEESFALNEVIIDPKNNPANAIIKSAIANKKENSDKTGRYTADFYSKGMFKVKDLPKKILGKKVELGDDMASNLDSTGTGILYLSETISKVTFEKPDNLKEKIIASKISGNNRGYSYNTAALSTYDFYDNTLDFDVKLISPIADNAFNYYKYKLESTFYDDNNQQINKIKVIPKRDKEPVFEGYIYIVDDSFAIYAIDLDIKGYRMKNEFTEVMTLKQSFSYNTKNKIWSKNAQTLSFNAGIFGVKFSGNFNYVYSNYEFPASFDKKTFGKEIVAFELNANKKDDAFWNEIRPIPLTIEESSDYAKKDSLQTIRKSKKYTDSIDAKNNKFKVWDVLMGYDYKNTFKRYSFDYKGLLNITSLSFNTVQGFNLDSGFSFKKWDEEKGTNTSISTTFNYGFSDERFRVIGEFSHRFNNINYATIWGSGGTKVAQFNSAEPISKFVNSISSLFFKDNYMKLYNLEFAEINYGQDIANGINLTGKVGYEQRKPLFNTTDYSFFKKDDIYSSNNPLAPNDFTTPAFDQHHLFKALVTTRINFGNKYISRPDGRFNIKNDKYPTVYLAFEKTFAASEKKYEYERIGASVQYDFSLGNKGLLGTNFRAGKFFNAENISFIDYRHFNGNQTHIGTSDRYLNVFNMMPYYSNSTNDSYFEMHTEYNDTGFIMNKIPLLNLLKSTMNIGFHALAIPDRKPYSEFTVGLDNLGFGKFKLFRIDYVHSYQSGIQQNGVVFGLKILNALD from the coding sequence ATGAGAAACTATACTTTATTTGCCTTTCTATTCTTTTCGATTTCCAATTTTGCCCAAATCAGAGGGACTGTAACAGACGACAAAGGAAATCCGCTTCCTTTTGTATCCGTTTTTGAAGAAAACACTTATGCTGGAACCACTACAAATGAACAGGGGAAATATCAGCTGAACGTAAAAGAAATTGGAGGAAACATCATCACTTTTCAATATTTAGGCTATAAAACCAAAAAAGTAACTGTTCTTGCCGCCACAAGGCAAGTCAATATGGATGTTAGCCTTCAAGAAGAAAGTTTTGCATTAAACGAAGTCATCATTGATCCTAAAAACAATCCTGCAAACGCTATTATAAAAAGTGCAATAGCAAATAAAAAAGAAAACTCGGACAAGACCGGAAGATATACAGCCGATTTTTATTCGAAAGGAATGTTTAAAGTTAAAGACCTTCCTAAAAAAATTCTGGGCAAGAAAGTAGAATTGGGCGATGATATGGCTTCAAATCTAGATTCGACAGGAACAGGAATTTTGTATTTATCTGAAACTATCTCTAAAGTTACTTTTGAAAAGCCAGACAACCTGAAGGAAAAAATTATAGCCTCTAAAATTTCTGGAAACAACCGCGGTTATAGCTACAACACAGCTGCTTTATCGACTTATGATTTTTACGACAACACTTTAGATTTTGACGTAAAACTCATCTCTCCTATTGCCGATAATGCATTCAATTACTACAAGTACAAACTGGAAAGCACTTTTTATGATGATAATAATCAGCAGATTAATAAAATCAAAGTAATACCAAAACGTGATAAAGAGCCCGTTTTTGAGGGCTACATTTATATTGTCGATGACAGTTTTGCGATTTATGCCATTGATTTAGACATCAAAGGTTATCGAATGAAAAATGAATTTACAGAAGTTATGACTCTAAAACAGAGCTTTAGCTACAACACAAAAAACAAAATATGGTCCAAAAATGCGCAGACACTTTCTTTTAATGCGGGTATTTTTGGCGTGAAATTTTCTGGCAATTTCAATTATGTATATTCTAATTATGAATTTCCAGCTTCTTTTGACAAGAAAACTTTCGGAAAAGAGATTGTTGCTTTTGAACTCAATGCCAATAAGAAGGACGACGCTTTCTGGAATGAAATCCGTCCAATTCCGCTAACGATAGAAGAAAGCTCTGATTATGCCAAAAAAGACAGTCTGCAGACTATTAGAAAATCAAAAAAATATACCGATTCTATTGACGCAAAAAACAACAAATTTAAGGTTTGGGATGTTTTAATGGGCTATGATTACAAAAACACTTTCAAAAGATACTCTTTTGATTATAAAGGTTTATTGAACATTACTTCTTTAAGCTTCAATACCGTACAAGGTTTTAATCTGGATTCAGGTTTCTCTTTTAAAAAATGGGATGAGGAAAAAGGAACAAATACTTCAATAAGCACTACTTTTAATTATGGCTTTTCAGATGAGCGTTTTCGTGTTATTGGTGAGTTTAGCCATCGGTTCAACAACATCAATTATGCGACTATTTGGGGATCTGGAGGGACAAAAGTAGCTCAGTTTAATAGTGCCGAACCTATTTCTAAATTTGTCAATTCTATAAGCTCATTGTTTTTTAAAGACAATTATATGAAGCTGTACAACTTGGAATTTGCAGAAATCAATTACGGGCAAGATATTGCGAACGGAATAAATCTTACTGGAAAAGTTGGCTACGAACAGCGAAAACCGCTTTTCAATACAACCGATTATTCTTTCTTTAAAAAAGATGACATCTATTCTTCGAATAATCCTTTGGCTCCAAATGATTTTACAACTCCAGCATTTGACCAGCACCATTTGTTTAAAGCTCTTGTGACAACGAGAATCAACTTTGGAAATAAATACATCTCAAGACCTGATGGAAGATTTAATATCAAAAACGACAAATATCCTACAGTTTATCTGGCCTTCGAAAAAACATTTGCTGCAAGCGAAAAAAAATACGAATATGAAAGGATTGGCGCTTCTGTCCAATACGATTTCTCTCTTGGAAACAAAGGGCTTCTAGGAACCAATTTTAGAGCTGGCAAATTCTTTAATGCAGAGAATATTTCGTTTATCGATTACAGACATTTTAATGGAAACCAAACTCATATCGGAACAAGCGATCGCTATTTGAATGTTTTTAATATGATGCCTTATTATTCTAACAGCACCAACGACAGTTATTTTGAAATGCACACCGAATACAATGATACTGGATTTATCATGAATAAAATTCCGCTGCTGAATCTTTTAAAATCGACTATGAATATTGGTTTTCACGCTTTAGCCATTCCCGACCGAAAACCTTATTCTGAGTTTACTGTTGGTTTAGACAATTTAGGTTTTGGGAAATTCAAACTATTCCGAATCGATTACGTTCACTCATATCAAAGCGGCATTCAGCAAAACGGCGTCGTGTTTGGATTGAAGATTTTGAATGCGTTAGATTAA
- a CDS encoding porin family protein, with translation MKKILLAAVMFIATSAAVNAQFVQIGVKAGVNFANQTGGSDFDGISVDKEGITSYHAGLVAELKLLEKFSIQPELLYTTQGATYKNAVSEFKNEMGYIAIPVMAKIYMTKSLSLELGPQASFLVSKKKEFDVADPNTFDFSLNAGLGLKVVGGLFVQARYGIGLTEISKEADFKNSVFQLSAGYMF, from the coding sequence ATGAAGAAAATACTTTTAGCAGCTGTTATGTTCATTGCAACATCAGCGGCAGTAAACGCACAATTTGTACAAATCGGGGTTAAAGCAGGGGTTAATTTTGCAAACCAAACTGGAGGTTCTGATTTTGATGGAATTTCTGTTGACAAAGAAGGAATTACAAGTTACCATGCAGGGCTTGTAGCTGAACTTAAATTATTAGAAAAATTCTCAATTCAACCAGAGCTTTTATATACTACACAAGGAGCAACTTATAAAAATGCTGTTTCAGAATTTAAAAACGAAATGGGTTATATCGCTATTCCTGTAATGGCAAAAATCTATATGACAAAATCTCTAAGTTTAGAACTTGGTCCACAGGCGTCATTCCTTGTTAGCAAGAAAAAAGAATTTGATGTGGCAGATCCAAACACATTTGACTTCTCTCTTAATGCAGGTTTAGGATTAAAAGTTGTTGGAGGTCTTTTTGTTCAAGCTCGTTACGGAATAGGTTTGACAGAGATTTCAAAAGAAGCTGATTTTAAAAACTCTGTATTCCAACTTTCAGCTGGATATATGTTCTAA
- a CDS encoding porin family protein yields MKKKFLVAIAVMVFSFTNAQNVKFGVKGGINLSTFTGDIENVSSKVGFQAGGFAELKLSDKFSIQPEVLYSAQGAKIKENGETYTYKENINTSYLNVPVLAKYYIVNKFSVEAGPQIGFLLGAKSKWEETSSEGEKYSGNESVKDSFKSVDFGLNVGAGYDFTENISAGVRYNFGMSNIFKSSDPLDSSDSKIHNNVISLSVGYKF; encoded by the coding sequence ATGAAAAAAAAATTTTTAGTTGCTATTGCGGTAATGGTGTTTAGTTTTACAAATGCGCAAAATGTTAAGTTTGGAGTAAAAGGGGGAATAAATCTTTCAACTTTTACAGGTGATATTGAAAATGTGTCATCTAAAGTAGGTTTTCAAGCAGGAGGTTTTGCCGAGCTAAAGCTTTCAGATAAGTTTTCTATTCAGCCAGAGGTTTTATATTCTGCTCAAGGTGCAAAAATTAAAGAAAATGGAGAAACTTACACTTATAAAGAAAATATTAACACAAGCTATTTGAATGTTCCTGTATTAGCAAAATATTACATTGTTAATAAATTTAGCGTAGAAGCTGGTCCGCAAATTGGCTTTCTATTAGGTGCAAAAAGCAAATGGGAGGAAACTTCTTCTGAAGGAGAAAAGTATTCTGGAAATGAAAGTGTTAAAGATTCTTTTAAAAGCGTTGATTTCGGACTAAATGTTGGTGCAGGATATGATTTTACAGAAAACATATCAGCAGGCGTTAGATATAATTTTGGAATGTCTAATATTTTTAAATCATCTGATCCTCTTGATTCCTCTGATTCAAAAATTCATAACAATGTAATTTCATTATCTGTTGGTTATAAATTCTAA